The window TCTTATGTTTCTCTGTAATTTCTGTCATTACTTTGTCTGCCTTGTCAGCATGCTTACATATTTCCTGTACTTTTCGCATTTAATATAACACCatatatttattcaattcaattcaatttattagatttgtatgccgcccctctccgaagactcggggtggctttatTTATTGCCCATTGTCTTATGAATGCTTATTTGAAAGTAAGTGTACAGTAAGTCTACACACTTATtgaatttctctctttttcttaagGTGTGCAGGATTTTTGTTTCAGAAGGTTGGAAAACTTGCAGCAACTGCAGTAGGTGGTGGCTTTCTTTTGCTACAGGTAGGCAGTTGTTATTATTCTGAAGATAGAAATTCAAATAAATGTCAGTTAAGTGTTTTGCATATAGAAAAGGAAATGTAACTTAAAGAAATAGGTTAAACAGAGGAATTTGAACTCATGGGAGACCAGGGGTTCAAATtccgccttaagcatgaaagccaagctgggtgaccttgggttagtcattttttctcagcccaacccataaAACATAGCTATTGTGAGAAAACTGGGGGAGGAAGGACTATACATATGTTCactgctttgagttatttgtaaaaataataaaggctatatacaaataaataaaatatttaagggGATTCTGTAAGCAGATTTTCAGAagtgtttaaattatttttaaaatagaaaataaaaataataagcaaATAATTAACAACCAAACACATGAACTGACTTAAGGAATTTAAATCATTTTACATATTCCCAATCTGTCATAGAGTTCACCCAATTCCTTAAAGTGTGCTTGATTGGCTTTTAAATAAAAGTTAAAGTGTGTTCATAAGGAGAACAATCCTATTTCAGATTAAGAGTCTGATACATGTTATTTTGTCTAGGGAGATAGGTAATGTGAAATgtgcatcttcggggacctctcgcaaggtcttcatcatggctgattggatctcttctattgacgaaaaatgggttcctttcagggctgggaacaaaaagaagcctgctggggcgacgtcaggactatggggggagggcagcgttggcacctggtatttggccaggaactcgcggactcgtagtgtgttgtggcaaggtgcatttttcatccatagaagagatccaatcagccatgactaagaccttgcgagaggtctccAAAGACGCCTTCCGGGgtgcgtaccagtcatggcagagtcactggaaaaaatgtgtagaggcccaaggaccgttctttgaagaattttaagtgtttgtgcaaatctgttcaataaattactttttaaaaaattgcattatttttggaatgcaccctgtaaatTTATAGTCTGCCAATCTTATATACCGTACATGACTGAGGGTGGCTGATACATATTTGGGGATCAAACTGGGGTCAAAAGTGGTATCATTGAACTCGCCCCATTTCCCCTGCTACAGAAGAAGTAGAGAAAGTGGAGCATGATATGAATAGAACTTTCTATGGATGGTCTGAAATATTTATTGCATATATCTgaggtgggttttttcccccctacttCTGTCTTGATTGACAGAGTTATCATTTCCTGAGGTCCCTCAGCCTGCTCACAAGCAAGAATAGGTGTGCTTATTTAGTCTAAGACTCTTTATATCCAGACAATCTTTTATTTTGCTCAATGCAGATATTTTATTCCTTGTATTCTTAACATTCTTAAAACTCTTTTATCATCCTAGATAGCTAGCCATAGTGGTTACATACAGATTGACTGGAAAAGAGTTGAAAAAGATGTAAATAAAGCAAAAAAGCAGCTAAAAAAACGTGCAAACAAAGCAGCACCAGAAATCAACACATTAATTGAAGAGGTAAAATACGTATTATTGATTTTACATATTGATTTTGTGAAATTTCttgatatatggatggatggccCGTTCAGGGGAAAAATGTTTAACCCCGATATTCTGTTCGTGGAAgtgtcacacttgtactgttcccagaTCAATATGACCTGGACTGAAAAAGGTTCATTTTAGCTACTTAAACTTGGCTTTCTTGAAAACTTTTTTCGTTGGGATACTAAttagaacatttctgaacacaatgaaatgaaaattgaaatgaaaaaattaatgctttttaaattttgctcataaaagcgcCCCCACCccgtttttgtgcaattttgttcatttttatctagattaggctgccagttccaactttttaataactttttgcattggattattagtttgaacatttctgaacataatgaaatgaaaaatgaactgaaaaaattgatgcttattgatttggcattgatatactaaaatgaacattcctgatcataaaaaaatgaaaaaaatcaggaatgttcaatttagtatatcaatgccagaggtataaaaatatttgggatttgaagcctaaaaaaatataaactgaaaaaattgcacacaggcagggggggggctttctgagcaaaataaacaaataagcatcatttttttttcatttcaattttcatttggttgtgatcagAAATGTTCAGTTTAGTATTCCAACGCCtacgttttaaaaaatatttggaatttggagcctaaaaaaatacaaagtgaaaatgattgcacacagccggggtgggagtggggattttctgagaaaaataaataagcataaattttttcatttcatgtttatttttcttatgatcaggaatgttcacgttagtatatcaatgccaaaggtattaaaaatatttgggatttggagcctaaaaaacagtataaagtgAACATGATTGCTcacagcccgggggggggggggggaggccctttttctgagcaaaatagataaataagcatcaatttttttcatttcaattttcatttggttgtgatcagaaatgttcaatttagtattcCAACGCCtacgtttttaaaaatatttggaatttggagcctaaaaaaatacaaagtgaaaatgattgcacacagccggggtgggagtggggattttctgagaaaaataaataagcatcaattttttcatttcatgtttatttttcttatgatcaggaatgttcactttagtatatcaatgccaaaggtattaaaaatatttgggatttggagcctaaaaaaatataaagtgaacatGATTGCAcacagcccgggggggggggggggctttttctgagcaaaatagataaataagcatcaatttttttcatttcatttttatttttctcatgatcaggaatgttcaactTAGTATACCAAtgccaagattttaaaaaaaatttggaatttggagcctaaaatatatataaattgaaaaaaattgcaCAGAGCCGTGGGGGAGGAggacttttctgagcaaaataaacaactaagcattaattttttttcatttcatttctattttttattatcaggaatgttcaatttagtacagtatatcaatgccaaagatattaaaaatatttgggatttgtagcctaaaaaaatataaagtgaaaatcaTTGTGTATAGCCGGGGGAGGGGgctttttctgagcaaaataaacaactaagcattattttttccatttcatttcatttttatttttttttatgatcagggatgttcaaactagtaatccaatgcaaaaagttatttaaaaaattggaactggcagcctaatctagataaaaatgaacaaaattgcacacagatgggggaggggcttttctgagcaaaataaacaaataagcattcatttttcctttcattgtgttaaaaatgttcaaattagtatcccagccaaaaaaagtttttaaaaaacccaaatttaagtagctaaaataaacctttttttgTCCCGGTCATATTGACCCAGGAACAGTACAAGTtttactttttttgcccagcaaatcTAAGCCCCTCCCCatcaaaaaaaaaatactcatagaaagaacccctcaaatgtcGCATTGCCATCTATTCATGTtggtttcagatatgcagggaaatttttttacagggtctcaaactttgtttTGGGTCagatacgacccgaacagaaccgCAGGGTTTTAATAAATCTCCAACATGTTGTGTCTCATATGGCCTAGCTTTCCTCTGAACTTGTCCAAAACAAGTTGCTGCTTCCCTGAAATATTTGACTATTGATAAGAACCTTAACTGTTGTTGTTTCCTTTATTCTAATATGATTCAGTTAGCTGGGTGTTTtatagtgtgcatgtgtgttatgCTATACATTATTTTACCATTTTTGCCTACCATCCAGGAATCTTCTTTTTTAGGTGAAGAATTGTAtagaatatttaaaaacatattttagaaATGCATTAGCTTTAGACTACAAAATCTTGCATTATAATCAATTTTATAATCTTAACTTGCTATATACCTCTACTTTTAGTGTAACAGGTTAGTAGAAGTATACTTATACAGTTTTTATTTAGGAGTTATTTCAATCATTTATGCTAGAATTAAAGCATTGTTGAATTACAGGGAAAGAAACAAGAATGCTAAGCTTTTATTTTCTAGTTTCTCAATCCCCTGAAGAGCTTTTTAATAgtaatcataaataataatataatacattattattataagttataaaattctaaaataaatTGCTTTTTGCCAAAGCAGATTTTGCATTAACATGTCTCTAACAAAGATTTGAAGAATCTGAAGAATGAATAAcagatattaaaaaaacaaaattggaGGGCTTTTTTAGTGAATTAGGATAATCATAATATATATGTAATGCCCCCAAATATATGCTCTTAGAATCCTAATTTTTTTCttcaagcttttaaaaaaatgatatatacagtgatccctcgagtatcgcgagggttacgttccaagacccctcgcgatactcgatttttcacgatatagtggtgcggaagtaaaaacaccatctgcgcatgcgcaccctttttccatggccgcgcatgtgcagatggtggagtttgcgtgggcggcggggaagacccagggaaggtttcttcggccgcccagcagctgatctgctcggcagcgccgcagcagcgaggagccgaagatcggggtttccccgccgcccacgcaaaggggaaaccccgatcttcggctcctcgctgctgtggcgctgccgagcagatcagctgctgggcggccgaagaaaccttccctgggtcttccctgccgcccatgcaaaggggaaaccccgatcttcggctcctcgctgctgcccgcccgccgctcgcccgccgctcgagagcaagagggggagagatagagaaagagagagaaggaaagaaagagatgagagagggaggaagacagtgtgagagaggaagaagcaagagagaaagagagagagaaagaaagatgagaaaggaagagagtgacatcatcgggtgggaaaaatcgcgatatagcgtttcgcgaagatcgagatcgcgaaaatcgagggatcactgtatatagatgaTATTATTCCTTTACCCACAGTTTGGCACATGCAGGCCCTTGTTATTCACAATAAATATTTTTGCATCTCCACAGTTTAGGACttgttttgtattattttatgtaTAAATTACATTTTTCAATTAGTACTGTTATTTATTATAACTTGTACCTGATCCAGATGATATTGTCATCCAAAACCCCTGGCGATGCataaaccagaatatctccgggactgccttctgccgcaaaaatcccaacgaccagttaggtcccacagagtttgtcttcttcgggtcccgtcgactaaacaatgtcgtctggcgggacccaggggaagaaccttctctgtggcggccccgaccctctggaaccagctcccccccccgagattaggattgccccccccctccttgcctttcataaactccttaaagcccacctctgccgtcaggcatgggggaattgagatttctcccccaggcctatataatttttgtatggtatatttgtgtgtatgtcttgtttttaaataaggggtttttagatatttttaaatacagtggtacctcgagatacgagtttaattcgttccggacctgggctcttaagtcgagcagctcttatctcgaacgacttttccccataggaattaatgtaaataattttaattggttccagccctcaaaaaactcacaaagttagtctaaattatgcagaaagacatgtttttaatgaagaaatgtacatgtacatataaatgaataatgaagtttctttcacttaacttgtaaactttcttaaacttttaaatttacatatgttcaacttctctgccacccaatcctgtaggacagaggtccccaaccctttttgcaccagggaccggctttaagcgatgaagagaggaatgggtgaatgaatggacggagggtgggaaggaaggaaggaaagagggaagggacaggaacagaggaaggaagcaaggaaacttatgaaaggggagagtaagagaggaatgagtgaagggagggagggagggaagaaggtgggaaggagaaagaaaagaagaaatagaggaagggaaggtaaaagagagaaagaaaaagagcaagaaagaaagaaagaaagaaagggggaagggacaggaacagaggaaggaagcaaggaaacttatgaaaggggagagtaagagaggaatgagtgaagggagggagggagggaagaaggtgggaaggagaaagaaaagaagaaatagaggaagggaaggtaaaagagagaaagaaaaagagcaagaaagaaagctgcaagcacccccccgagccccccaggccggctgcaaccttttaaaacacgcgcgccgcttcgcagctgtctcctgaagccgaacgcggaagttagcatttggcttcaggagacagctccttggcgcttgtatctcgaatttgggcttgtaagtagaacaaaaatatctctcccctcccagctcttatctcgagttgctcttaagtagagcagctcttatgtcggggttccactgtattagatttgttattgtacattgtttttattattgctgtgagccgcaccgagtctatggagaggggaggcatacaaatctaataaataataataataataataataataataataataataataataataataaaaaaaaaacacatttggatTGTCCAAATGTCTAATGGATCCAAATGGTTTTTAGTTGGTGTTGTACTGGAAGGCCTTATGGGATTCAGGATTGCAGATATCATCTTGCAATGCTTCACTTAAATGGAGTTGAAGACAATGGTAATAGGAAAGGGGAAGTGAGTCAGTTATCTCTGGTTCAGAGAATTCTgtgtgtatttattatttatttatttatttatttattggatttgtatgccgcccctctccgtagacttggggtggctaacaacagtaataaaaacagcatataacaatccaatattaaaacagttaaaaacccttattataaaaccaaacatacatacagatataccatgcataaaattgtaaaggcctagggggaaagagtatctcagtttccccatgcctggcggcagaggtgggttttaacaagcttacgaaaggcaaggagggtgggggcaattctaatatctggggggagttggttccagagggccggggccgccacagagaaggctcttctcctgggtccccccaagcgacattgtttagttgacgggacccggagaagacccactctgtgggacctaactggtcgctgggattcatgcagcagaaggtgatccctgagataatctggtccggtgccatgaagggctttataggtcataaccaacactttgaattgtgaccagaaactaatcggcaaccaatgcagactgcggagtgttggtgtaacatgggcatatttgggaaagcccatgattgctctcgcagctgaattctgcacgacctgaagtttctgaacacttttcaaagatagccccatgtagagagcattacagtagtcgagcctcgaggtgatgagggcatgagtgactcccggtccaaatagggccgcaactggtgcatcaggcgaatctgggcaaacgcccccctcgccacagccaaaagatgtttctctaatgtgagctgtggatcgaggaggatgcccaagttgcagaccctctctgagggggtcagtgattcccctcccccccagggtgatggacggacgaatggaattgtccttgggaggcaaaacccatagccactccgtcttatcagggttgagtttgagtttgctcTTCTCTCTCCTGTTCActttgctgggtgagatcatttgaTAGTTCAGGGTATGCTATGCCATCATATCCTGCTGATGCTCAATCACTACCCCTGTAGGTAGGGAAAATGCTATTGATGTCCTTTCTGGTACTTGAAGACCGGAGATTGGAAGGCACAGAACAAACTCTAGCCATGCCCAGTCAAAGGTACATCAGTGTTCTTACTGGAAGATGGGCACTATCCCTGAAGAAGCAGATTCAGAATGTGATTCTTCTAGTGTCACAGCTTTTGTTAGTACAGCAGATGGGAGCTGTGAATTGAAGGGTCTTTGCCCAGCACTGACAAGTGCACCAGTTACATCATTACTTGGCAGAAGAGATACATTTGCACTATTCTTGCCAGCAGGTTAGATTATTGCAAGGTACTTTGTAATAGTCTAACCTCCTTTTAAATATAATTCAGGGACAATAATTCTTACAGAATCCAGTGGTCTATGTAATACTGGCACTTGCTGCCCAAATATATTACACTTTTTGCTTTGGGCGCTGTACTAGGTACAGTTAGCTTCTGTGTGCAATTTAAGAAGATTGTTTGACCTAACAAAAGCCTTTATATTTTGGCACATGGGTAATTTACAGGGCTGCTTGTGCCAATCAGACTCAGACTCATCAGTTAGGTCATTCATGGAGAAAGTATTTATAGTATTTCTAGTGTCCCACTTTGGAGGATAAAAGGAGCTATTTCTTGATAGCAAGGCCAGTTATATGCTACAATCTTTCTGTGAAAATCAAACTGATACCCTCACTAATTTTAGTCAGAAAGATACTGATACAAAACTATCCCAGTGGCATTCTAATTAAATTGGGTCATTTCTTTTATTTGGCAGATTTTATGTTTTGATTTTATGCTAATGTTATTTTCACTGCTTTTCTTTATATCATGTTAACTGCTAAGAATCGCTTGATTATGGGAAGATATAAATGTGATAAGCGTGGTGCTGTCATGGAATAAAGCAATAATTGATACAAAAACATAAATTATTGAAGGCATTTCTAAACTGAAATGTTCATGATGATAAATATGTTAGTGCTTTTAAAAAGTTAAGCAATTCATCTTCAGAGAACAGGAGCCTGGACAAAAAGCTCTTAAGAGGGCCCTGACTCTGCTATATGtagtataataaaataatccagCCCTGATGTAACATTATTAAGAGACAAAAGCAGAGTAAGAAAAgtgtattaaaatataaacaagaGCATACTGGTCatgaataaaatgaaatgttAGATTGCCCACTTGATAGGCTGCTACTATAATCCAAGTCTGACACATTCAGGACATTAAACAAGAAATGCTCAGAGATTTATTCCAAGGAAATGGCATGTTTTAGGGGATTGTGGGctttttatttttggatttttgttttttaataaaaagcTTTTAAGTTGATATATTGCTCGGGCTTCCAATAGCTCAGAAGTGACAACCTTGGAACACAAAGTGATAAATCTCATCATCggttcaaggttaactcagccttccatccttccaaggtgggtaaaatgaggacccggattgtgggagcaatagcctagctctgttaaaaaagtgctattgctaacatattgtaagccaccctgagtctaaggagaagggcagcataaaaatcgaataaattaattttttttttaaaaaaaatcaatcaaataaataaatatataaataaaatgggaAATGGGTGGGGATGAGATGATCATAGTATCGGAATACAATAACCTATATCATATTATGTTCTGTTTAAGACAGTGGGAGCACATCCAATTTGAAatcatattacagtgatccctcgagtatcgcgagggttacgttccaagacccctcgcgatactcgatttttcgcaatatagtggtgcggaagtaaaaacaccatctgcgcatgcgcgcctttcTCCATGgccgcgcgtgcgcagatggtgtttttacttccgcacctgggaagacccagggaaggttccttccgccgcccagcagctgatctgctcggcagcgccgcagcagcgaggagccgaagattggggtttccccgccgcccacgcaaaggggaaaccccgatcttcggctcctcgctgctgccgcggccgccgcttgtccgccgcctgcctgcccgccgcttgtccgcccgccgcctgtccgccgcctgcctgcctgccgcttgtccacccgccgcttgtccgccgcctgcctgcccgcctgcccaccgcttgtccgccggccgcttgtcccctgcctgcccgcccgcccgccgcttgtccgcccgccgttTGTCCACCGCTTgcctgcccgccacttgtccgcccgccacttgtccgcccgccgcttgtctgccgcctcgcttgtccgcccgccgcttgtccgccgcctgcctgcttgcagcagcagcgagcagacgaagatcggggtttccccgccgcccacgcaaaggggaaaccccggctcctcgctgatgcgcccgcccgcccgccagcaagagggggagagatagagaaagagagagaaggaaagaaagaaagagatgagagagggaggaagatagtgtgagagaggaagaagcaagatagagaaagagagagagaaagaaagatgagaaaggaaggaagagagtgacgtcatcgggtggaaaaatcgcgatatagcgtttcgcgaagatcgagatcgcgaagatcgagggatcactgtatagcagttattaaaaaaaacaccacattaTTATTATCCACAGAAGGGACAAACAAATCTGAAAGTTGCCAGTATGTATGTAGGAttgaattcagaattcagaatttggaATATAAATTCAGAACACATAATGAAATGTGTCAAGAGAGTAATAAGGGAGCTAACACTTGTGAAGAATTCTTACTGGCAGGAAGAATGATTGAAGAATTGAGTTATTTCATGAAACTGAGAACAATTCTGAGATTAATGCTGAAATCACTGAATCTGCAGTTTGGAGATGTATCTCAGACGgctagtattataaataatatattttaaaataataatagatttgtctaAAGGGACCTCACTATCAAGCAAAAAAGCTCTGTTTTGAAAATTTAGAGAATGTATTAATGTTCTGGATTTTGATTTATGTCATAAACTACTATTTTAAGTTGTCTATTAGAAACTTTCCTTCATTGGCCTCCCAGAAAGAAGTTAAGGTATTGTAGTATAACTATCTAATCAGTGCTAATATCACTTAAAAAGGCCAAGAGCTGGATTTTTTATCACATTTTATATCAAATTTGAGAAATAATGGAATTTAGTGAAAGAAATGTGTTAAGCCTATTGAAAGCTAATTATTTGTGTTTTAatgtgtgtttattttgtttttaattaaattcaGCAACTTGTAGCAACTGTTCCAAAATAACTAACAAAAATAATGTTGGAtggaaagtttgaaaaaaaaaacattagaaagATCCTCTTGGATCAGGGGTTGTCGATGTCTGAAATGAATAACTAAAGAGAATAGCATGATCTTTTTATATAACTAAGTGTTCATTGGTTAGCATCCAATGCATTTATACAATCTGCCATAATCCTCTTTCGTTTTCAGTCAACAgaatttcttaaacagaacatcGTGGTGTCTGGTGGGTTTCTCGGAGGCTTTTTGTTGGGTCTTGCATCTTAAGGACATGACTTTCATCATTCTGCTGACCTAACCATGGTAAAGATGAATGACAGCGATGCACAGATCTTTTTTGTCTTCCCTGAATCTCCTGAGCAAGAAGGATAGAGTTACCAGATACATCGGAGCATTTTATGTCTTAGGCTTTACCTCCTTATGCTTACCTGAAGGAGATTTCCTGAAAATTCTGTTGTGCATTCAGTATCattcccaaaggaaaaaagactAATTCTCATAATGTTTTCATTTTCCTTTACAGTTTATATTGAATATGGGTTTTTTGTTCTGCATTTTTCATTTTAgagtttatatttattatataaaattatctcATACTGTAGTTAATAATGTTATGCCAAACATGTAGAATATTGTATTTTCAGTGCAGGGCTAGCCGCTTTTTTTTGAAATCACAACATACTAACAATttgtacatgtttttttttttttgcaacgatGAAATAATAAGCAGCTATGAACCCATTAAAGAGTAAAATAACAGCAGATCTTTGctgttttatattttcatttttttcgcAACTTGGGATTGTATTATGAATCTGCATTCAAGCAGCCTATATGAGATGCAAACCATAATCTTCTTGATTCTGGACTACAAAATACTATTCATACTTTCAATGCTTCAGTATCATCACTGCATAATGGTACCTTTGAGTTAATAGATTAAAAAGTACATGCAATTATACTGCTGAGGAAAAGAAATTCATATTAGGAGAACAGTTTTATAACCCATATAAGGAAATATCAATAGCATGCAAGCTTTTGAATACCAAGTATTCTCAGGTTCCAGAAGAGCATTAGGAGAACGAAAGCTTTGTGCACTTTAATTTGTGGTATATGATCAGGACCTcgcaaagggaatatatatacacGATGCAACAAGCTTGTGTGGAAACATCAGGTGTATCTTTCCCAACAAAGATGGAAATTTCAGTTGT of the Erythrolamprus reginae isolate rEryReg1 chromosome 4, rEryReg1.hap1, whole genome shotgun sequence genome contains:
- the FUNDC1 gene encoding FUN14 domain-containing protein 1 isoform X2, with product MSRRNRSASEHDSDDDSYEVLDLTEYARRHHWWNRVFGRNSGPIVEKYSVATQIVMGGITGWCAGFLFQKVGKLAATAVGGGFLLLQIASHSGYIQIDWKRVEKDVNKAKKQLKKRANKAAPEINTLIEESTEFLKQNIVVSGGFLGGFLLGLAS
- the FUNDC1 gene encoding FUN14 domain-containing protein 1 isoform X1; this translates as MSRRNRSASEHDSDDDSYEVLDLTEYARRHHWWNRVFGRNSGPIVEKYSVATQIVMGGITGWCAGFLFQKVGKLAATAVGGGFLLLQIASHSGYIQIDWKRVEKDVNKAKKQLKKRANKAAPEINTLIEELRSDNLGTQSDKSHHRFKVNSAFHPSKVGKMRTRIVGAIA